In Syntrophales bacterium, the DNA window CTTAAATACCTTTTCGGTAAATTCACGGACGGAGTGTGTCTTTCCTGTGGCAATTACGTAATCATCCGGTTCATCCTGCTGAAGCATAATCCACATTGCCTCAACATAATCTCCGGCAAAACCCCAGTCCCTTTTGGCATCAAGATTTCCCAGGTATAGCTTATCCTGAAGCCCGCACTTGATCCTTGTGGCTGCGCGGGTAATTTTTCTGGTGACGAAGGTTTCCCCCCTTCTGGGTGATTCATGATTGAAGAGGATCCCATTGCAGGCAAAAATGTTATATGCTTTCCGATAATTTTTAACCATGTAAAAAGAGAAAACTTTGGCGGCTGCATAGGAGCTTTGCGGTTCAAAAGGAGTAAGCTCGTTCTGAGGTGGTGGAGCGGCCCCGAACATTTCACTGGATGAGGCCTGATAAAATCTGGTCTTGATACCTGTTTTTCGAATTGCCTCTAAAAGCCGGATGGTGCCCAGGCCTGTTATGTCACCTGTGTATTCAGGCATATCAAAACTTACCCTGACGTGGCTTTGAGCGCCTAAATGGTAGATTTCATCGGGCTTAAGGGTGTTGAGCAGATCGGTTAATTGTCCCGATACCGATAGGTCTCCATAATGTAGATACATTCGTGCCTCAGGGTCATGAAAGTCTTTATATAGGTGATCTATGCGGTTTGTGTTGAATGTACTTGCCCTGCGAACAAGACCATGAACTTCATACCCCTTTTCAAGTAACAGTTCCGCAAGGTATGATCCGTCCTGTCCGGTAATCCCGGTGATAAAAGCCGTTTTCATTTCAAAACACCTCTGTTTAAGATAGGAGAACAAGTTTTAAATTGTGGTTCTTCTCCCGATTAGTTGATGCAAAGGGTTCGAGGATTCAAGGATTCAGGGGGTCGAGTATTTTGTAAACTTCTAAACATAGATGATATGACCTTTGCCAAACTTTTAACTCTTTATAATTCCTAAGGATTTCACTCGAACCCTTGACCCCTTGAATCCTTATGATCCTACCAACTCTTTTGGAGATGATCCTAAATTGTAGGGTCGGGTTTCACACCCGACCGCACGGTGGCATGTAAAATGCCACCCTACACAGTGTTACGAATAGTATCTTTACTGAATTTTGAAATCAAGAAAATAAAAGGCATTGCAGAAAAGAAACCTGGTCGTTTCTGACCGGTAGATATGAAAAATGTGTTAAAAAAAAGGGGCACCTTTTCCGGTGCCCCCTTTTAAAGCTTCAACCTGTCTTACTCTGGCATAATATCGTGCTTCTTATACGGCAACTTCGTGTCCTTATTCTTGAACAGCTTAAGTGCCCTGCATATTAACGGTCTTGTTTGTACAGGATCTATAACCGTATCCAGATTCAGATTGGCTGCTGGTGCCGTGGGTACCAGGAAGCGGTTTACGTACTCTTTGACTAACTCCTCTCGCTTTGCAGCGGGATCTTCCGCCTCTTTTATCGCTGTACGCTCGATAATACCTACTGCGCCCGATGGCCCCATAACCGCCATCTCGCAAGGGGGCCATACCATAACTATATCTGCACCGACGTCCTTGGAGCACATGCCCAGGTAAGAACCTCCGTATGCCTTTCGTATAACGACAGTTATTTCAGGTACGGTTGCTTCGGAATAGGCATAGAGCATTTTTGCACCATGCCTTATTATACCATTCCACTCTTGATCCGTTCCCGGAAGATATCCTGGGACATCAACAAGATTGAGTATAGGTATATTATAGGCATCGCAAAATCTGATAAATCTGGAGCCCTTATCGGAACAGTCGACATCAAGGCAGCCCGCCATAACCATAGGATTCTGTGCCAGTATACCTACAGTGTTTCCATCCATTCTGGCTAAAGCACATATCATATTTCTGGCATACTTTTCCTGCCACTCCATAAAGTCCCCGTTGTCTACTACTTCGCCCATCAGTTTTTTCATGTTGAAGGGACGTGTCGCTTTGTCGGGTACTATTGTCGCCAGCGCCTCTGATGTCCTGTCCGCAGGATCACCCGTTTCAACATACGGCGGTTTTTCCTTGGCGCTACCCGGGAGGAAGCTGAGAAACCTTTTTATCTGTTCGATACAGTCATCTTCGCTCTTAGTCAAGAATGTACCGACCCCGCTTTTTCCGCAGTGAACGGCCGCGCCACCGATATCTTCATCTCCGACTTCTTCGCCGGTAACCTTCGTTATCGTTGATGGGTCATTGGCATACATCTTGGTTATTTTATCCACGGTGAACACACAGTCTGCGAGTCCCGGGACAATTGTCATTCCACCCGAGCATGTTCCCATGACAGCACAGATCTGAGGAATGGCTCCTGAATAGATGGTCATGTTATACGCCAGATCACCAA includes these proteins:
- the gmd gene encoding GDP-mannose 4,6-dehydratase, which codes for MKTAFITGITGQDGSYLAELLLEKGYEVHGLVRRASTFNTNRIDHLYKDFHDPEARMYLHYGDLSVSGQLTDLLNTLKPDEIYHLGAQSHVRVSFDMPEYTGDITGLGTIRLLEAIRKTGIKTRFYQASSSEMFGAAPPPQNELTPFEPQSSYAAAKVFSFYMVKNYRKAYNIFACNGILFNHESPRRGETFVTRKITRAATRIKCGLQDKLYLGNLDAKRDWGFAGDYVEAMWIMLQQDEPDDYVIATGKTHSVREFTEKVFKKLGLDYEKHVEIDAKYFRPTEVDVLLGDPSKAKNKLGWEHRVGFDELIDMMIAADMELANKEKTLLDAGYSVER
- a CDS encoding carboxyl transferase domain-containing protein; protein product: MVSEKTFAEMSTVEKSGFLKSEQARIYEMGGAEAVKLQHDMGKYTARERVEKLFDPGSFLEIGEFCRSVTPHYDIFKEDLPADGVVTGYGTIDGKIVYGAFQDATVMGGTLGIIHAAKIVRVLQEANNVGCPMLYVVDSEGLRIKEGPDSLAGLGDLAYNMTIYSGAIPQICAVMGTCSGGMTIVPGLADCVFTVDKITKMYANDPSTITKVTGEEVGDEDIGGAAVHCGKSGVGTFLTKSEDDCIEQIKRFLSFLPGSAKEKPPYVETGDPADRTSEALATIVPDKATRPFNMKKLMGEVVDNGDFMEWQEKYARNMICALARMDGNTVGILAQNPMVMAGCLDVDCSDKGSRFIRFCDAYNIPILNLVDVPGYLPGTDQEWNGIIRHGAKMLYAYSEATVPEITVVIRKAYGGSYLGMCSKDVGADIVMVWPPCEMAVMGPSGAVGIIERTAIKEAEDPAAKREELVKEYVNRFLVPTAPAANLNLDTVIDPVQTRPLICRALKLFKNKDTKLPYKKHDIMPE